One window of the Allosaccharopolyspora coralli genome contains the following:
- the glf gene encoding UDP-galactopyranose mutase: protein MSFAGYDLIVVGSGFFGLTIAERAATQLDKRVLVLDRRDHIGGNAYSEAEPETGIEVHRYGAHLFHTSNKRVWDYVNQFTDFTDYQHRVFTRHDGQIYSFPMNLGLLCQFFGRAFSPDEAKALVAEQAAEIETSDAQNLEEKAISLIGRPLYEAFVKGYTAKQWQTDPKELPAANIARLPVRYNFNNRYFNDTYEGLPVDGYTAWLEKMAEHDNIDVRLDTDYFTVRDQIPQGTPVVYTGPLDQYFDYADGELGWRTLDFESEVVHTEDYQGTPVLNYADREVPYTRIHEFRHFHPERDYPKDKTVIVREYSRFAESGDEPYYPINTSDDRAKLEAYRQRAKAEAKDRKVIFGGRLGTYKYLDMHMAIGSALSMFDNKIAPYFTEGRSLDGSMED from the coding sequence GTGAGCTTCGCAGGGTATGACCTGATCGTCGTGGGTTCCGGGTTCTTCGGCCTCACGATCGCAGAGCGCGCCGCCACCCAGCTCGACAAGCGGGTGCTGGTGCTGGACCGACGTGACCACATCGGGGGCAACGCCTATTCGGAGGCCGAGCCCGAGACCGGTATCGAGGTGCACCGCTACGGTGCGCACCTGTTCCACACCTCCAACAAGCGGGTGTGGGACTACGTCAACCAGTTCACGGACTTCACCGACTATCAGCACCGGGTATTCACCCGGCACGATGGCCAGATTTACTCCTTTCCGATGAACTTGGGGCTGCTCTGTCAGTTCTTCGGCCGGGCGTTCTCGCCGGACGAGGCGAAGGCGCTCGTGGCCGAGCAGGCGGCGGAGATCGAGACCTCTGACGCACAGAACCTCGAGGAGAAGGCCATCTCCCTCATCGGGCGCCCCCTCTACGAGGCGTTCGTGAAGGGCTACACGGCCAAGCAGTGGCAGACCGACCCCAAGGAACTGCCCGCCGCGAACATCGCGCGGCTGCCGGTCCGCTACAACTTCAACAACCGGTACTTCAACGACACCTACGAGGGTCTTCCGGTCGACGGCTACACGGCCTGGCTGGAGAAGATGGCCGAGCACGACAACATCGACGTGCGCCTGGACACCGACTACTTCACGGTGCGCGACCAGATCCCGCAGGGGACGCCGGTGGTGTACACGGGGCCGCTGGACCAGTACTTCGACTACGCCGACGGCGAGCTCGGATGGCGCACCCTGGACTTCGAATCCGAAGTCGTGCACACCGAGGACTACCAGGGCACGCCGGTGCTGAACTACGCGGACCGCGAGGTCCCGTACACCCGGATCCACGAGTTCCGGCACTTCCACCCGGAGCGGGACTACCCGAAGGACAAGACGGTCATCGTGCGGGAGTACTCGCGCTTCGCCGAGAGCGGCGACGAGCCGTACTACCCGATCAACACCTCCGACGACCGCGCCAAGCTGGAGGCCTACCGGCAGCGGGCGAAGGCCGAGGCCAAGGACCGCAAGGTGATCTTCGGCGGGCGCCTGGGCACGTACAAGTACCTGGACATGCACATGGCGATCGGGTCCGCGTTGAGCATGTTCGACAACAAGATTGCCCCCTACTTCACCGAGGGCCGTTCACTCGACGGCTCGATGGAGGACTGA
- a CDS encoding N-acetylmuramoyl-L-alanine amidase, whose protein sequence is MRLFPVIAAIVLTSGPVVAPAAHADEGVETTVDRVALASVATDRSGVREVRPGNAFRMVGLTWRGAAPDSVQLRHRDSGAWSPWTSLDPATGGPGATGTEPLWVGHATEVRVRATENGRDVTDRLTLVALDPGSADTPTPTAKGGHPPVVTRAQWGADESKMTWPPEPTPTTKAVAVHHTAGANDYSCQDSAALVRGIFEYHAVELGWGDIGYHVLVDRCGTMFEGRTGGLTGHVVGGHAGGFNRDTFGVSMMGSHDLVEPGAAALESVSSITAWKLAESGVDPRATATLVSAGGGTSRYPEGAEVALPTVFAHRDVGNTDCPGRYGYAAMDRIRDRAAELIPPPAP, encoded by the coding sequence GTGCGCCTGTTCCCCGTGATCGCCGCGATCGTGTTGACCAGCGGCCCCGTCGTCGCCCCCGCGGCGCACGCCGACGAAGGCGTGGAGACCACTGTGGACCGCGTTGCCCTGGCCTCCGTGGCCACCGACCGTTCCGGAGTGCGCGAGGTGCGACCCGGGAACGCGTTCCGGATGGTCGGACTCACCTGGCGCGGAGCCGCCCCGGACAGCGTCCAGCTGCGCCACCGCGACTCCGGCGCGTGGAGTCCGTGGACCTCGCTCGACCCGGCTACCGGCGGGCCCGGAGCCACCGGGACCGAGCCGCTGTGGGTCGGGCACGCTACCGAAGTCCGGGTGCGGGCGACCGAGAACGGTCGAGACGTCACCGACCGGCTGACACTCGTCGCACTCGACCCCGGTTCGGCCGACACACCCACCCCCACCGCGAAGGGCGGCCACCCGCCCGTGGTGACCCGCGCGCAGTGGGGAGCCGACGAGTCGAAGATGACCTGGCCTCCCGAGCCCACACCCACCACGAAAGCCGTCGCCGTGCACCACACCGCAGGCGCCAACGACTACTCGTGCCAGGACTCCGCGGCGCTCGTGCGTGGCATTTTCGAGTACCACGCCGTCGAACTCGGCTGGGGCGACATCGGCTACCACGTGCTCGTGGACCGCTGCGGCACGATGTTCGAAGGCCGCACCGGGGGACTCACCGGGCACGTCGTCGGCGGACACGCGGGCGGGTTCAACCGGGACACGTTCGGTGTCTCCATGATGGGCAGCCACGACCTCGTCGAACCCGGGGCTGCGGCGCTGGAATCGGTCTCGTCGATCACGGCGTGGAAACTCGCGGAGTCCGGTGTGGACCCGCGCGCCACAGCCACGCTCGTCTCCGCCGGCGGCGGCACCTCCCGCTACCCCGAAGGGGCGGAAGTCGCACTGCCGACGGTCTTCGCCCACCGCGACGTCGGAAACACGGACTGCCCCGGCCGCTACGGCTACGCGGCGATGGACCGGATCCGCGACCGGGCGGCGGAACTCATCCCGCCACCGGCGCCGTAG
- a CDS encoding HAD family hydrolase, whose translation MGSPRLVASDVDGTLLGALEQVSERTAAAARGVVDAGIPFVLVTGRPPRWLPPVTEALGIRGLTVCSNGAIVYDAHADRVVSASLLDAVTLHDIAHVLREILPGCRFAVERCMSSARDRVPEQALAEEGFGHGWPDSEITIAPLGELVGHDAVKLLVLHESMNSAQMAEAAGQVLGERVQITYSMGLGLLEISAPGVHKASGLAEVARELGVGAEDVLAFGDMPNDLPMLEWAGYGVAMGNAHEDLFAVADEVTVEHSADGVARVLERWWTPAGPTAPVAG comes from the coding sequence ATGGGTTCGCCTCGCTTGGTCGCCTCGGACGTGGACGGCACGCTCCTGGGTGCGCTGGAGCAGGTGTCCGAGCGCACCGCGGCAGCCGCTCGCGGGGTGGTCGACGCCGGGATTCCGTTCGTGCTCGTGACCGGGCGTCCGCCTCGGTGGCTCCCACCGGTCACGGAGGCTCTCGGGATTCGGGGCCTGACGGTGTGCTCGAACGGCGCCATCGTCTACGACGCACACGCCGACCGGGTCGTGTCCGCCTCGCTGCTCGACGCGGTCACGTTGCACGACATCGCGCACGTGCTGCGCGAGATCCTGCCGGGCTGCCGGTTCGCTGTGGAGCGCTGCATGTCCTCGGCGCGGGATCGGGTGCCGGAACAGGCGCTCGCCGAGGAGGGGTTCGGCCACGGCTGGCCGGACAGCGAGATCACCATCGCCCCGCTCGGCGAACTCGTCGGCCACGACGCGGTGAAGCTGCTGGTGCTGCACGAGAGCATGAACAGTGCCCAGATGGCCGAGGCCGCGGGACAGGTGCTCGGTGAGCGCGTGCAGATCACCTATTCGATGGGTCTGGGGTTGTTGGAGATCTCCGCGCCGGGGGTGCACAAGGCGTCCGGATTGGCGGAGGTCGCGCGCGAGCTCGGGGTCGGCGCGGAGGATGTCCTGGCGTTCGGGGACATGCCGAACGACCTGCCGATGTTGGAGTGGGCCGGCTACGGGGTCGCGATGGGCAACGCGCACGAGGATCTGTTCGCGGTAGCCGACGAGGTCACCGTCGAGCACAGCGCGGACGGTGTCGCCCGCGTGCTCGAGCGGTGGTGGACACCGGCCGGGCCTACGGCGCCGGTGGCGGGATGA
- a CDS encoding glycosyltransferase 87 family protein: MSRARDGRYLLVAAVVIEVLAIWFVHWIDTRGYLDTEIYRLGARAWLDGFAIYGDDLTPETPDSGTLPFIYPPFAALLFVPLAWISAEAAVVVVSVLSHLSILVTAYALARSSPYLAARSGQIAVATALVMPFVTLTEPARDTLNYGQINLVIMALVAADCLLPRTPWPRGLLVGIAGAIKLTPLGFLLLFVLRKDIQAAAIAVLTFSTTVVVGLLAAPEDSADWWLDTVVSTGDSFGTVYAGNLTLRSLIAKQEVTDTALNVSWVAGCLLLLVLAVLGMRYALDRNNVALAVMVNAILVLLVSPISWSHHWVWAGPALALGFAIAVHKRWWGVLWTVLICAVIVMMGPHWYLPYTNDRELDWTFSQQIVGNSYTLIGIGFLVAMALAWVRHHPSRAEKAHRTEISRGILPLR; the protein is encoded by the coding sequence GTGTCGCGTGCACGTGACGGCCGGTATCTGCTGGTCGCCGCAGTCGTCATCGAGGTCCTGGCGATCTGGTTCGTGCACTGGATCGACACGCGGGGCTACCTCGACACCGAGATCTACCGGCTCGGCGCGCGCGCCTGGCTCGACGGATTCGCGATCTACGGCGACGACCTCACACCCGAGACACCGGACAGCGGGACGCTGCCGTTCATCTATCCACCGTTCGCCGCGCTGCTGTTCGTGCCACTGGCCTGGATCTCCGCCGAGGCCGCCGTCGTCGTGGTCTCCGTGCTCTCCCACCTGAGCATCCTGGTCACCGCGTACGCGCTGGCCCGGTCCTCGCCCTACCTGGCCGCCCGGTCCGGGCAGATCGCGGTGGCCACGGCGCTGGTCATGCCGTTCGTGACGCTCACCGAACCCGCCAGGGACACGCTCAACTACGGGCAGATCAACCTCGTGATCATGGCGCTGGTCGCCGCGGACTGTCTGCTGCCACGAACACCGTGGCCTCGCGGGCTGCTGGTCGGCATCGCCGGTGCGATCAAGCTGACCCCGCTCGGGTTCCTGCTGCTGTTCGTCCTGCGCAAGGACATTCAGGCGGCGGCGATCGCGGTACTGACCTTCTCCACCACCGTGGTCGTCGGGTTGCTGGCCGCGCCGGAGGACTCGGCGGACTGGTGGCTCGACACCGTCGTCTCCACCGGGGACTCGTTCGGCACCGTGTACGCGGGCAACCTGACGCTGCGCAGCCTCATCGCGAAACAGGAGGTCACCGACACGGCGCTGAACGTGTCCTGGGTGGCGGGCTGCCTGCTGCTGCTCGTGCTCGCGGTACTCGGGATGCGCTACGCGCTCGACCGCAACAACGTCGCGCTCGCGGTCATGGTGAACGCGATCCTCGTGCTGCTCGTCTCCCCGATCTCGTGGTCGCACCACTGGGTGTGGGCGGGCCCGGCGCTCGCGCTCGGCTTCGCGATCGCGGTCCACAAACGCTGGTGGGGCGTGCTCTGGACCGTGCTGATCTGCGCGGTGATCGTGATGATGGGGCCGCACTGGTACCTGCCGTACACCAACGACCGCGAGCTGGACTGGACGTTCTCGCAGCAGATCGTCGGGAACTCCTACACGCTGATCGGGATCGGATTCCTCGTCGCGATGGCCCTCGCCTGGGTGCGGCACCACCCGTCCCGAGCGGAGAAGGCGCACCGCACGGAGATCAGCCGGGGCATCCTTCCACTGCGGTGA
- the serS gene encoding serine--tRNA ligase produces MIDLKTLREDPEAVRASQRARGEDASLVDALLSADEQRRSAVARADTLRGEQKQLGKQVGKAQGEERDRLLAEAKDLAAKVKEAEAEQAAGDEALLQAQRAIPNVIEPETPPGGEDDFVTLKHVGTPREFDFAPKDHLELGEALGAIDMERGAKVAGSRFYFLTGVGAQLELALINMGVAQATAAGFDLVVPPVLVRPEIMDGTGFLGAHSTEIYHLEEDDAYLVGTSEVPLAGYHSGEILQLDEPKRYAGWSTCFRREAGSYGKDTRGIIRVHQFNKLEMFVYCREEHARDEHQRLLAWEEDMMAKIEVPYRVIDTGAGDLGTSAARKFDCEAWIPTQQAYRELTSTSNCTSFQARRLNTRYRDENGKTAIASTLNGTLATTRWLVAILENHQQEDGSVRVPLALRPFLGGREVLTPR; encoded by the coding sequence GTGATCGACCTGAAGACGCTCCGCGAGGACCCGGAAGCCGTACGTGCTTCGCAGCGCGCCCGAGGCGAGGACGCATCCCTGGTGGACGCGTTGCTCTCGGCCGACGAGCAGCGCCGGTCCGCGGTCGCGCGCGCCGACACGCTGCGCGGCGAGCAGAAGCAGCTCGGCAAGCAGGTCGGCAAGGCTCAGGGTGAGGAACGCGACCGCCTGCTCGCCGAAGCGAAGGACCTCGCGGCGAAAGTCAAGGAAGCCGAAGCCGAACAGGCCGCGGGCGACGAGGCTCTGCTGCAAGCCCAACGCGCGATCCCGAACGTCATCGAGCCGGAAACCCCGCCCGGCGGCGAGGACGACTTCGTCACGCTCAAACACGTCGGCACCCCGCGCGAGTTCGACTTCGCGCCGAAGGACCACCTGGAGCTCGGCGAAGCGCTCGGCGCGATCGACATGGAACGCGGCGCGAAGGTCGCGGGCTCCCGGTTCTACTTCCTCACCGGCGTCGGAGCGCAGCTCGAACTCGCACTGATCAACATGGGCGTCGCGCAGGCGACCGCGGCAGGGTTCGACCTGGTCGTCCCGCCGGTTCTGGTGCGCCCGGAGATCATGGACGGCACCGGGTTCCTCGGCGCCCACTCCACGGAGATCTACCACCTGGAGGAGGACGACGCCTATCTCGTCGGCACCTCCGAGGTGCCCCTCGCCGGATACCACTCGGGCGAGATCCTCCAGCTCGACGAGCCGAAGCGCTACGCGGGCTGGTCGACCTGCTTCCGGCGCGAGGCGGGCTCCTACGGCAAGGACACCCGCGGCATCATCCGCGTGCACCAGTTCAACAAGCTGGAGATGTTCGTCTACTGCCGCGAGGAGCACGCCCGCGACGAGCACCAGCGGCTGCTCGCGTGGGAAGAGGACATGATGGCCAAGATCGAGGTGCCGTACCGGGTGATCGACACCGGAGCGGGCGATCTCGGCACGAGCGCCGCCCGCAAGTTCGACTGCGAGGCGTGGATCCCCACCCAGCAGGCGTACCGCGAGCTGACGTCCACCTCGAACTGCACGTCGTTCCAGGCGCGGCGGCTCAACACCCGCTACCGGGACGAGAACGGCAAGACCGCCATCGCGAGCACCCTCAACGGCACGTTGGCGACGACGCGGTGGCTGGTGGCGATCCTGGAGAACCATCAGCAGGAGGACGGTTCCGTGCGGGTGCCCCTCGCACTGCGCCCGTTCCTCGGCGGCCGCGAGGTCCTCACCCCGCGCTGA
- a CDS encoding endonuclease: MKSHDATVRELLDVAGTTYAEQADIDLADKPAPLYRLLVLSVLLSTRIKADIAVAAARELAVFGTPRKMLDATWQQRVDALGRGHYVRYDESTATALGQGAELLLDRYRGDLRRGREHPDGIPKALQEIPKLGPVGAHIFCREAQGVWPELRPYLDKKAQDGAKRVGLPTAAKDLAGLVPGDDLPRLAAALVRVTLEKDTATRLIPA; encoded by the coding sequence GTGAAGAGCCACGACGCCACGGTCCGTGAACTGCTCGACGTCGCAGGCACGACCTACGCCGAGCAGGCGGACATCGACCTCGCCGACAAGCCCGCCCCGCTGTATCGGTTGCTGGTGCTGTCGGTGTTGCTGTCCACCCGGATCAAGGCGGACATCGCCGTGGCAGCTGCTCGGGAACTGGCGGTGTTCGGCACACCGCGCAAGATGCTCGACGCGACGTGGCAGCAGCGGGTGGACGCGCTCGGGCGCGGGCATTACGTGCGCTACGACGAGAGCACCGCGACCGCGCTCGGTCAGGGTGCGGAACTGTTGCTCGACCGGTATCGCGGGGACCTGCGCCGGGGTCGGGAGCACCCGGACGGGATTCCGAAGGCATTGCAGGAGATTCCGAAGCTCGGCCCCGTCGGCGCGCACATTTTTTGCCGCGAAGCGCAGGGCGTGTGGCCGGAGCTGCGGCCGTATTTGGACAAGAAGGCGCAGGACGGCGCGAAACGTGTCGGTCTGCCCACTGCGGCGAAGGACCTGGCCGGCCTGGTTCCGGGAGACGACCTGCCCCGCCTCGCTGCCGCCCTCGTCCGCGTCACCCTCGAAAAGGACACCGCGACCCGCCTCATCCCCGCGTGA
- a CDS encoding glycosyltransferase, whose amino-acid sequence MRTGQRPVAAEQVLQRIVLPRDEDPLDVRVLYLDEPQALSTTATVLSRRAVQVPAHSKVSFASYFNAFPASYWKRWTEVDEVVLRMTVRGAGRIDVYRSKPNGDSVHLQGTPVASGDSWTSLEFRVALRPFEDGGWIWFDVFTNDSALEVDEAAWTTDVPLPRQQVVVGTTTMRPHDCVIALQTLGEDQQVLDVVERVIVADQGAQKIRDTEGFDEAARRLGDKLQVIEQANLGGSGGFGRIMYEGVHNSDAAQVLLLDDDIALEPDSVLRANAFARAAAQPVIVGGHMLNLQARSRLHTMGEVVDLGAAVWRAAPGAVTDFDFAKTSLRKSTKLHQRIHSTYNGWWMCLFPREVIETTGLPLPLFIKHDDSEYSLRAAEHGFPTVSLPGAAIWHMPWTDKNDATDWTAYFHTRNRLILAALHSPESVSTNIVKQGVKLTLRHLLSMEYSTVAVQLRALEDFMSGPEGLFDSLRTALPEVRELRAHYEDAQTLPSAREFPPPTADPIMAEGLLQPPVNPAVIAARASKALLHNLKDPAADASRRPQLNVPAASARWFLLGSLDSATVSHPDGSGVAFRRRDPEEFRRLGLQALATYRKLAKEWPKLREAYRAALPELTSPESWKQVFDQK is encoded by the coding sequence GTGCGCACCGGTCAGCGCCCTGTCGCCGCCGAGCAGGTGCTGCAGCGCATCGTGCTGCCCCGCGACGAGGACCCGCTCGACGTGCGGGTGCTCTATCTCGACGAGCCGCAGGCGCTGTCGACGACGGCGACGGTGCTCTCGCGGCGTGCGGTACAGGTTCCCGCGCACAGCAAGGTTTCCTTCGCCTCGTATTTCAACGCCTTCCCGGCGAGCTACTGGAAGCGGTGGACCGAGGTCGACGAGGTCGTGCTCCGGATGACGGTGCGCGGCGCCGGTCGGATCGACGTGTACCGCTCGAAACCCAACGGCGACAGCGTGCATCTGCAGGGCACGCCGGTCGCGAGCGGTGACTCGTGGACCTCGCTGGAGTTCCGCGTGGCGTTGCGCCCGTTCGAGGACGGCGGCTGGATCTGGTTCGACGTCTTCACCAACGACTCCGCCCTGGAGGTCGACGAGGCGGCCTGGACCACCGACGTCCCGTTGCCCCGGCAGCAGGTCGTGGTGGGCACGACGACGATGCGCCCGCACGACTGCGTGATCGCGTTGCAGACGCTGGGCGAGGACCAGCAGGTGCTCGACGTGGTCGAACGCGTGATCGTCGCCGACCAGGGTGCGCAGAAGATCCGCGACACCGAGGGCTTCGACGAGGCCGCCCGCAGGCTCGGCGACAAGCTGCAGGTCATCGAACAGGCCAACCTCGGTGGTTCCGGTGGATTCGGCCGCATCATGTACGAGGGCGTTCACAACTCCGACGCCGCGCAGGTGCTGCTGCTCGACGACGACATCGCGCTCGAGCCGGACAGCGTGTTGCGCGCCAACGCGTTCGCGCGGGCCGCCGCCCAGCCGGTCATCGTCGGCGGTCACATGCTCAACCTCCAGGCGCGCTCGCGCCTGCACACGATGGGCGAGGTCGTCGACCTCGGTGCCGCGGTGTGGCGTGCCGCGCCGGGGGCGGTGACCGATTTCGACTTCGCCAAGACGTCGCTGCGCAAGAGCACCAAGCTGCACCAGCGCATCCACTCCACCTACAACGGCTGGTGGATGTGCCTGTTCCCGCGTGAGGTCATCGAGACCACCGGGCTGCCGCTGCCGCTGTTCATCAAGCACGACGACTCGGAGTACTCGCTGCGCGCCGCCGAGCACGGCTTCCCGACGGTGAGCCTGCCGGGCGCGGCGATCTGGCACATGCCGTGGACGGACAAGAACGACGCCACGGACTGGACCGCGTACTTCCACACCCGCAACCGGCTCATCCTCGCCGCGCTGCACAGTCCCGAGAGCGTGAGCACGAACATCGTCAAGCAGGGCGTGAAGCTGACGCTGCGGCACCTGCTGTCGATGGAGTACTCGACGGTCGCCGTGCAGCTGCGTGCCCTCGAGGACTTCATGTCCGGCCCGGAAGGCCTGTTCGACAGCCTGCGGACGGCGTTGCCCGAGGTCCGGGAACTGCGCGCGCACTACGAGGACGCGCAGACTCTGCCGTCGGCGCGGGAGTTCCCGCCCCCGACAGCGGACCCGATCATGGCCGAGGGTCTGCTCCAGCCGCCGGTGAACCCTGCTGTGATCGCGGCGCGTGCGTCGAAGGCGCTGCTGCACAACCTCAAGGACCCGGCTGCGGACGCGTCCCGGCGCCCGCAGCTGAACGTGCCCGCCGCGAGCGCGCGCTGGTTCCTGCTCGGCTCGTTGGACAGCGCGACCGTCTCGCATCCCGACGGCAGCGGTGTCGCGTTCCGGCGCCGCGACCCGGAGGAGTTCCGCAGGCTGGGCCTTCAGGCGCTGGCGACCTACCGCAAGCTGGCGAAGGAGTGGCCGAAGCTGCGGGAGGCGTATCGTGCGGCGCTGCCCGAACTGACCAGCCCCGAGTCCTGGAAACAGGTCTTCGACCAGAAGTGA
- a CDS encoding LLM class flavin-dependent oxidoreductase — MRAGIVILPEHRWWAAEPLWRMAEEYGFHHAWTYDHLGWRSLVDKPWFDAVPTLTAAATVTSKIRLGTLVASPNFRHPAHFARELTALDDVSDGRFSVGLGAGGVGFDATVLGAAGLSSGQRVDRYTEFVELLHQILTQDVTTYQGEYFEAVEARRSPGCVQQPRVPFVMAANGPRSMRLAARYGTGWVTTGRGGDDVEAWWRGVAATARTFDETLEEVGRKRPMARYLQADAAPTYSLSSAEYYKEVVGRAKELGFTDVITHWPRPDGPYEGKESVLEEIASDVLPSLRS; from the coding sequence GTGCGCGCAGGGATCGTGATTCTCCCCGAACACCGCTGGTGGGCGGCCGAACCGTTGTGGCGGATGGCCGAGGAGTACGGCTTCCACCACGCGTGGACCTACGACCACCTCGGGTGGCGTTCGCTGGTGGACAAGCCGTGGTTCGACGCGGTGCCGACGCTGACGGCCGCCGCGACCGTCACCTCGAAGATCCGGCTCGGCACGCTCGTCGCCTCGCCGAACTTCAGGCACCCGGCCCACTTCGCCCGCGAACTCACCGCCCTCGACGACGTGTCCGACGGGCGGTTCTCCGTGGGGCTCGGCGCGGGCGGGGTGGGGTTCGACGCGACGGTCCTCGGCGCCGCGGGACTGAGCTCGGGGCAGCGGGTCGACCGCTACACCGAATTCGTCGAACTGCTGCACCAGATCCTCACCCAGGACGTGACGACCTACCAGGGCGAGTACTTCGAGGCCGTCGAGGCACGTCGCTCGCCCGGATGTGTGCAACAGCCACGAGTGCCGTTCGTGATGGCCGCCAACGGCCCGCGCTCGATGCGACTCGCCGCCCGCTACGGCACCGGGTGGGTGACCACCGGCCGAGGAGGGGACGACGTCGAGGCGTGGTGGCGTGGCGTGGCCGCGACGGCACGCACGTTCGACGAGACTCTGGAGGAAGTGGGCCGCAAGCGCCCCATGGCCCGCTACCTGCAGGCCGACGCCGCACCGACGTACTCGCTGTCCAGCGCCGAGTACTACAAGGAAGTCGTGGGGCGTGCGAAGGAACTCGGCTTCACGGACGTGATCACGCACTGGCCGCGACCCGACGGGCCGTACGAGGGCAAGGAGTCGGTGCTGGAGGAGATCGCCTCGGACGTGCTGCCCTCACTGCGATCGTGA